In Desulfovibrio sp. 86, the following proteins share a genomic window:
- a CDS encoding 2-oxoacid:acceptor oxidoreductase family protein, with translation MSSYQDVIIAGFGGQGVMLIGNLLAQAGMEHGLEVSFIPVYGAEMRGGTANCTVVMDEHAIGSPLVREPLSTIILNEPSLTKFQPRLHKDGVQVVNASLVDKGLLDASLHTVYIPVNDMAHELGSAKMANMVALGAWIKATGALPLIEVQETIKRVTSAHYAKLIPANMKALEAGYDFA, from the coding sequence GTGAGTAGCTATCAGGACGTCATTATCGCCGGGTTCGGCGGCCAGGGGGTCATGCTCATAGGCAACCTTCTGGCGCAGGCAGGCATGGAACACGGTCTTGAGGTGAGCTTCATCCCCGTATACGGCGCGGAAATGCGCGGCGGTACGGCCAACTGCACGGTGGTTATGGACGAACACGCCATCGGCTCGCCGCTGGTGCGTGAGCCCCTGTCCACCATCATCCTCAACGAACCCTCGCTGACAAAGTTCCAGCCGCGTCTGCACAAGGACGGGGTGCAGGTGGTCAACGCCTCCCTGGTGGACAAGGGGCTTCTGGATGCCTCCCTGCACACGGTCTACATCCCGGTCAACGACATGGCCCACGAACTGGGCAGTGCGAAGATGGCCAACATGGTGGCTCTCGGCGCGTGGATCAAGGCTACGGGAGCGCTGCCGCTCATAGAAGTGCAGGAAACCATCAAAAGAGTGACAAGCGCTCACTACGCCAAGCTTATCCCGGCCAACATGAAGGCTCTGGAAGCTGGCTACGACTTTGCCTGA
- a CDS encoding thiamine pyrophosphate-dependent enzyme, with protein sequence MSSQQMDAQWLPQEGETLVFDVNPVLNERQTHYCPGCHHGIAHRLVSEVLHELGVADRTILVASVGCATFTYDYFNVDGLEAPHGRACAVATGVRRARPESVVFTYQGDGDMAAIGMAESLHAANRGEKITTIFINNTVYGMTGGQMAPTTLLGQKTTTTRQGRSLGNEGGPIRMAEIMAQLDGVAYAARCSLDSVKNVRAAKKAVRKAFDVQLQGLGFGFIELLSGCPTNWHMDPIAANKRISEAMIPVFPLGVYKDVTVAAAEGAKGHTAGEAGRE encoded by the coding sequence ATGTCATCACAGCAAATGGACGCCCAATGGCTGCCGCAAGAGGGCGAAACCCTGGTTTTTGACGTAAACCCCGTGCTCAACGAGCGCCAGACCCACTACTGCCCCGGCTGCCACCACGGCATAGCCCACAGGCTGGTGAGCGAGGTGCTGCACGAACTGGGTGTGGCGGACCGCACCATACTTGTGGCCTCGGTGGGCTGCGCCACCTTTACCTATGACTACTTCAACGTGGACGGCCTTGAAGCCCCGCACGGACGCGCCTGCGCCGTGGCCACGGGCGTGCGCCGCGCCAGGCCGGAATCCGTGGTCTTCACCTATCAGGGCGACGGCGACATGGCCGCCATCGGCATGGCCGAATCCCTGCACGCGGCCAACCGTGGCGAAAAGATCACCACCATCTTCATCAACAATACGGTGTACGGCATGACGGGCGGGCAGATGGCCCCCACCACGCTGCTGGGGCAGAAAACCACCACCACGCGCCAGGGCCGCAGCCTTGGCAATGAGGGCGGCCCCATCCGCATGGCCGAAATCATGGCCCAACTGGACGGCGTGGCCTATGCCGCGCGCTGCTCGCTGGATTCCGTCAAAAACGTGCGCGCCGCCAAAAAGGCCGTGCGCAAGGCTTTTGACGTGCAGTTGCAGGGGCTCGGCTTTGGCTTTATCGAGCTGCTTTCCGGCTGCCCCACCAACTGGCATATGGACCCCATAGCCGCCAACAAGCGCATTTCCGAGGCCATGATTCCCGTGTTTCCTCTGGGCGTGTACAAGGATGTAACCGTGGCCGCCGCAGAAGGCGCAAAGGGACATACAGCCGGGGAGGCAGGCCGTGAGTAG
- the vorB gene encoding 3-methyl-2-oxobutanoate dehydrogenase subunit VorB translates to MSQGQNSSERILIKGNEAVAFGAVDAGCRCYFGYPITPQNEIPEVLSSLLPEHGGQFVQAESEVAAVNMLLGAAACGIPALTSSSSCGVSLMQEGISYMAGSHIPGVMVNMQRGGPGLGDIGPSQGDYFQAVKGGGHGDHRNLTLAPATAQECYDFMFRAFALAFKYANPVMVLGDAIVGQIKEPVRRVPPADAVSPEDLAAMSKDWRLEGYGKRGANAAPRLLKSVYLAEGALAERNRMLMKKYEAMKAECAWECVDVDDAELVVVAFGSIARIARSAIRQLRAEGRKVGLFRPITLFPFPDAALRALAPGRRFLVMEQNTGQMVEDVRLALFAQPGVSASTVLWHGIMPGLFIGADALRDPMLQALKEK, encoded by the coding sequence ATGAGTCAGGGCCAAAACTCCTCTGAACGCATTCTCATAAAAGGCAATGAAGCTGTGGCCTTTGGCGCTGTGGACGCGGGTTGCCGCTGCTATTTCGGCTATCCCATCACGCCGCAGAATGAAATCCCCGAAGTGCTTTCCTCGCTGCTGCCGGAGCACGGCGGCCAGTTTGTGCAGGCCGAAAGCGAAGTGGCGGCGGTCAACATGCTGCTGGGCGCTGCGGCCTGCGGCATTCCGGCGCTCACGTCTTCATCGAGCTGTGGCGTATCTCTCATGCAGGAAGGCATTTCCTACATGGCGGGCAGCCATATTCCGGGCGTCATGGTCAACATGCAGCGCGGCGGGCCGGGCCTTGGCGACATCGGCCCCTCGCAGGGCGACTATTTTCAGGCCGTCAAGGGCGGCGGCCACGGCGACCACCGCAACCTGACGCTGGCTCCGGCCACGGCCCAGGAATGTTATGATTTCATGTTCCGCGCCTTTGCCCTGGCCTTCAAGTACGCCAACCCGGTCATGGTGCTGGGCGACGCCATTGTGGGCCAGATAAAGGAACCCGTACGGCGCGTGCCGCCCGCTGACGCTGTGTCGCCCGAAGATCTGGCGGCCATGAGCAAGGATTGGAGGCTTGAAGGCTATGGCAAGCGGGGCGCCAACGCCGCGCCGCGTCTGCTCAAGTCCGTGTATCTTGCCGAAGGCGCGCTGGCCGAGCGCAACCGCATGCTCATGAAAAAGTATGAGGCCATGAAGGCCGAGTGCGCGTGGGAATGCGTGGACGTTGACGACGCCGAGCTTGTGGTGGTGGCCTTTGGCTCCATTGCCCGCATAGCCCGCAGCGCCATACGCCAGTTGCGGGCCGAGGGGCGCAAGGTTGGCCTGTTCCGCCCCATCACGCTCTTTCCTTTCCCGGATGCAGCCCTGCGCGCGCTCGCGCCCGGTCGCCGCTTCCTGGTTATGGAACAGAATACGGGGCAGATGGTGGAAGACGTGCGTCTGGCCCTTTTTGCCCAGCCCGGCGTAAGCGCGTCTACCGTGCTCTGGCACGGCATCATGCCCGGCCTCTTCATCGGGGCTGACGCCCTGCGTGACCCCATGCTACAGGCCCTCAAGGAGAAATAG
- a CDS encoding indolepyruvate ferredoxin oxidoreductase subunit alpha, whose protein sequence is MSRVVFLEERCKGCRLCVEACPVHILRPSGRFNRHGYEVMEMDGQCTGCASCALMCPDVAIRVFKSEKKKGGEA, encoded by the coding sequence ATGTCACGAGTCGTTTTTCTGGAAGAACGCTGCAAGGGCTGCCGCCTGTGTGTGGAAGCCTGTCCTGTGCATATTTTACGGCCATCAGGCCGTTTTAACCGTCATGGCTACGAGGTTATGGAGATGGACGGGCAGTGCACCGGCTGCGCCTCCTGCGCTCTCATGTGCCCCGATGTGGCCATTCGCGTGTTCAAAAGTGAAAAAAAGAAAGGGGGCGAGGCATGA
- the queA gene encoding tRNA preQ1(34) S-adenosylmethionine ribosyltransferase-isomerase QueA: MHIEEADFLLENYNFDLPQEQIAQFPPEERGSSRLLVMPRTGALDLHHKMFSDLPDCLPEGALLIANNSRVLQARLLGTRSTGGKVEFLLLTPLPLVVERAKADKSGGFFAEAEGLVRSGGSIREGETFEFGAGIGVTVLASGPFGQRRVRLGWKGDLAAAFAATGHIPLPPYIRRPDGEEDLSRYQTVYARQDKTGSVAAPTAGLHFTPPLREKLAERGFQWAEVTLYVGYGTFSPVRTPDIRSHRMHREYVEVPESTALAIAEARAQKRPVIAVGTTSLRTLEGVAELCGRVQAYTGWTDIFLYPGRPFRVVEGLVTNFHLPESSLLMLVAAFAGRKRMLDAYAEAIAKGYRFFSYGDAMLIR; this comes from the coding sequence ATGCATATTGAGGAAGCGGATTTCTTACTGGAAAATTACAACTTCGACCTGCCGCAGGAACAGATAGCCCAGTTCCCCCCAGAAGAACGGGGCAGTTCGCGGTTGCTCGTCATGCCGCGCACAGGCGCGCTTGACCTGCACCATAAAATGTTCAGTGATCTGCCGGATTGTCTGCCCGAAGGGGCATTGTTGATAGCGAACAATTCCCGTGTATTGCAGGCGCGTCTTTTGGGCACGCGCTCCACGGGCGGCAAGGTGGAATTTTTGCTGCTCACGCCCCTGCCCCTGGTGGTGGAGAGGGCCAAGGCCGACAAAAGCGGCGGGTTTTTCGCAGAGGCTGAAGGTCTTGTGCGTTCTGGCGGCAGCATCCGTGAAGGGGAAACTTTTGAGTTTGGCGCGGGCATCGGCGTGACCGTGCTGGCATCCGGCCCCTTCGGGCAGCGCCGCGTGCGCCTGGGCTGGAAGGGCGATCTGGCTGCGGCCTTTGCGGCCACGGGGCATATCCCCCTGCCTCCTTACATCAGGCGTCCTGACGGCGAAGAGGACTTGAGCCGCTACCAGACCGTCTATGCCCGGCAGGACAAGACGGGGTCGGTGGCCGCGCCCACGGCTGGCCTGCACTTTACGCCGCCCCTGCGGGAAAAGTTGGCCGAAAGGGGCTTCCAATGGGCAGAAGTGACCCTATATGTGGGGTACGGCACCTTCAGCCCCGTGCGGACTCCCGACATCCGCAGCCACCGCATGCACCGGGAATACGTGGAAGTTCCTGAATCCACGGCTCTGGCCATAGCTGAGGCGCGCGCGCAGAAAAGGCCCGTCATCGCCGTGGGAACAACCAGCCTGCGCACCCTCGAGGGCGTGGCGGAACTCTGCGGCAGGGTGCAGGCATACACGGGCTGGACAGATATTTTTCTGTATCCCGGCAGGCCGTTCCGCGTGGTTGAAGGCCTTGTGACCAACTTCCATCTGCCGGAATCCTCACTGCTCATGCTGGTCGCAGCCTTCGCGGGGCGCAAGCGCATGCTGGACGCCTACGCCGAGGCCATTGCCAAAGGGTACAGATTTTTTTCATATGGGGATGCCATGCTGATCCGCTGA
- the coaBC gene encoding bifunctional phosphopantothenoylcysteine decarboxylase/phosphopantothenate--cysteine ligase CoaBC, translating into MIDQKSGLKTPFDHSTRFAQKRLHLGVCGSVACYRAADLLRAWRGMGIHVSATLTPGARHFVTPMLFESLGATPVYEDMFTPGQEIFAHLEPGQHAHVMVVAPASADALFRLAHGAANDMLAAQALAFDGPLVIAPAMNPRMWANPATQANVALLRERGACIVAPGCGGTACGDEGEGRLAPLHDIFLAALRALSPQDMAGRRVMVTLGPTREAWDGVRFWSNPSSGLMGAALAVCAWLRGAEVTAVCGPGVRARMPQGIARRDVVSARDMFAVAANLWPQMDVGMFTAAVADFSPKPMGGRKFKKSEAPQGFSLDFQPNPDILQSLAEQRAPGQKILAFAAETAPDMHALLPLAHAKLARKKADLLAGNLVNAADSGFGSPTNSMAVVDAKGREEIWPNQSKADVAWELCSWLLRM; encoded by the coding sequence ATGATAGACCAAAAAAGCGGCCTGAAAACGCCCTTTGATCACAGCACGCGCTTTGCGCAAAAGCGCCTGCATCTTGGCGTGTGCGGCTCCGTGGCCTGCTACCGGGCTGCGGATCTTCTCAGGGCCTGGCGCGGTATGGGCATCCATGTCTCGGCCACACTCACGCCCGGAGCGCGGCATTTTGTGACCCCCATGCTGTTCGAATCCTTGGGCGCGACCCCTGTCTATGAAGACATGTTCACTCCGGGGCAAGAAATTTTCGCCCACCTTGAACCGGGGCAGCACGCCCACGTCATGGTGGTGGCCCCGGCCTCGGCCGACGCGCTCTTCCGCCTTGCCCACGGCGCTGCCAACGACATGCTGGCCGCGCAGGCTCTGGCTTTTGACGGGCCGCTTGTCATCGCTCCGGCCATGAACCCGCGCATGTGGGCCAACCCCGCCACCCAGGCCAATGTGGCCCTGCTGCGCGAGCGTGGAGCCTGCATCGTGGCCCCCGGCTGCGGCGGCACGGCCTGCGGCGATGAGGGCGAAGGCAGGCTGGCCCCCCTGCACGACATTTTTCTTGCCGCCTTGCGGGCGCTGTCCCCGCAGGACATGGCGGGCAGGCGCGTGATGGTCACCCTTGGCCCCACGCGCGAAGCCTGGGACGGGGTGCGCTTCTGGTCCAACCCCTCCAGCGGCCTCATGGGCGCGGCCCTGGCCGTCTGCGCATGGCTGCGCGGTGCGGAGGTCACGGCCGTATGCGGCCCCGGCGTGCGTGCACGCATGCCGCAGGGCATAGCCCGGCGGGACGTCGTCAGCGCCAGAGACATGTTTGCCGTGGCCGCCAACCTCTGGCCCCAAATGGATGTGGGCATGTTCACCGCCGCTGTGGCGGACTTTTCACCCAAGCCCATGGGCGGGCGCAAGTTCAAAAAATCCGAGGCTCCGCAGGGCTTCAGTCTGGACTTTCAGCCCAACCCCGACATTTTGCAAAGCCTTGCGGAGCAGCGCGCGCCCGGTCAGAAAATTCTGGCCTTCGCCGCTGAAACCGCGCCGGACATGCACGCCCTGCTGCCCCTGGCCCACGCCAAGCTTGCCCGCAAAAAGGCCGACCTCCTGGCTGGCAACCTCGTCAATGCTGCGGACAGCGGCTTTGGCTCGCCTACCAACAGCATGGCAGTGGTGGACGCCAAGGGACGCGAAGAAATCTGGCCCAACCAGAGCAAGGCCGACGTGGCCTGGGAGTTGTGTTCGTGGCTTTTGCGTATGTAA